In the Urocitellus parryii isolate mUroPar1 chromosome 10, mUroPar1.hap1, whole genome shotgun sequence genome, one interval contains:
- the Rps3a gene encoding small ribosomal subunit protein eS1 produces MAVGKNKRLTKGGKKGAKKKVVDPFSKKDWYDVKAPAMFNIRNIGKTLVTRTQGTKIASDGLKGRVFEVSLADLQNDEVAFRKFKLITEDVQGKNCLTNFHGMDLTRDKMCSMVKKWQTMIEAHVDVKTTDGYLLRLFCVGFTKKRNNQIRKTSYAQHQQVRQIRKKMMEIMTREVQTNDLKEVVNKLIPDSIGKDIEKACQSIYPLHDVFVRKVKMLKKPKFELGKLMELHGEGSSSGKATGDETGAKVERADGYEPPVQESV; encoded by the exons ATGGCGGTAGGCAAGAACAAGCGCCTTACAAAAGGCGGCAAGAAGGGAGCCAAGAAGAAAGT ggtTGATCCATTTTCTAAGAAAGATTGGTATGATGTGAAAGCACCGGCAATGTTCAATATAAGAAATATTGGAAAAACATTAGTCACCAGGACCCAGGGAACCA AAATTGCTTCTGATGGCCTCAAGGGTCGGGTGTTTGAAGTGAGTCTTGCTGATCTGCAGAATGATGAAGTTGCATTTAGGAAGTTCAAACTAATTACTGAGGATGTTCAGGGAAAAAACTGCCTGACCAACTTCCATGGCATGGATCTTACCCGTGACAAAATGTGTTCCATGGTCAAAAAATGGCAG ACGATGATCGAGGCTCATGTTGATGTCAAGACTACGGATGGTTATTTGCTGCGTCTATTCTGTGTTGGTTTTACTAAAAAACGCAACAATCAGATACGGAAGACTTCCTACGCTCAGCACCAGCAGGTCCGCCAAATCCGGAAGAAGATGATGGAAATTATGACCCGGGAAGTGCAGACAAATGACTTGAAAGAAGTTGTCAATAAACT GATTCCAGACAGCATTGGGAAAGACATAGAGAAGGCTTGCCAATCAATTTATCCTCTTCATGATGTCTttgttagaaaagtaaaaatgctgAAGAAGCCCAAGTTTGAAT tgggaAAACTCATGGAGCTTCATGGTGAAGGTAGTAGTTCTGGAAAAGCTACAGGAGATGAGACGGGTGCTAAAGTTGAACGAGCTGATGGATATGAACCACCAGTTCAAGAATCTGtttaa